Below is a genomic region from Raphanus sativus cultivar WK10039 chromosome 4, ASM80110v3, whole genome shotgun sequence.
tcttctttatatatatagatatagatatttATCAATCAATAATGAACTAAAGAACTTGAATAAGTAACAATAGTTGGAGATTTTTTGGGTTGCAATGTGGGTTACACATAAAGAGCTTTTGGACTGTGCATGAGTTGTGATTGGACCTTAGTTTTGGGTATGTAGGTTTATTGGGCTATACTTGGTTTTCTAACGAGGGTATGTATATTGCACGCTTGGCTTTGAGCATAAATAGCTTCGTGCTACCAAACTTCTTGATAAACATTGCACCAAAGCGACTAACTATACAAGTCatatcatcaaagtggtcggtCACATGGAGCAAGAAACGGCTGCGTTAAAGTGGGAGGGAAAACAAGCCGTCCAGGTCAACGGGGTCACGGTGGATCAAGCCTGGTCAGTCGTCTCAGACTTCTGCAACGTCCACGAGTGGTTCCCAACTGTTGACACTTGTCACAGAGTGGAAGGAACCGATGGTCAGACGGGTTTGGTCCGATACTGCGCCTCCAACAAAATCAAAGACGAGGAAACCAAATGGGCTAAAGAGCGTTTGGTCGAGATCGATCCAGTCGGGCGGTGTTTGAGCTACGAGGTCCTTGAGAATAACGTGGGGTTCGGATCTTACGTGGCGACGGTCAAAGTGGTACCAGTGGATGGTGGAGATGAATCGGATGGAAAAATGTGTCAAATCGAGTGGTCGTTTATGTCCGATCCTGTCGATGGTTGGAAGAAGGAAAACCTTGAATCCTACGTGGGTTTTTGTCTTCAACATATGGCGGATAAAATGGAAACGAATCTGTAAAACCTTTTCTATGCTTTCAagttttcataataaaaatatgtccAAATCTCTGTTTTTTACAGTGTGCAATCTAGTTGGTGTTTTCGTGTTAAAAGGTGAAAATAAAGATAATTTGATTTGGTGCTTTCTATCGTCTATGATTGTATGAACTTCAATATTTTCCTGGATTTGTTGTATTTGGAGTACTCTGATTAGTACGTAATCGAAGAATTAACATATTCCTCAAACTTTTTATGTTGATAGCCTGGTCCATTACATTTAGCTTGATTTTTATGTTcattagagcatgattattgcaagTTCCTTAAAGTTTGgtccttaatacacatatatgtatatgtatatattatatatgcgtatataattGTTTGTTAAGGACTTTACGAAAACTGAAACCGTTTGgttcttaattaaataattttcggttttggtttccgtaaagtccttaacaaacaattatatacgcatatataatatatatatatatatacatatatgtgtattaagaaCCAAATCTTAAGGAActtgcaataatcatgctcttagatctggttttctaaaaaatgaaagatattTCAGAAATATATTCTAAAAGATTGTTAGCCACACAAAAATATTCTATATGTACACATACTCCCTATCTCAAAGAAAAATTTCTTaccttcttttatatattttactattgacaaattaagtttttaaagagaaaaaagattCGCTAACAGAGAAAGGTTTCATTTTCTTCACGTAGAGGATGGTTTGAAGTATATGTTacaatttagaaagaaaaaaaatccatacCAAAAAAGGATTATAGCACGTAACATTTCATAACTTAATTAACAggctaaaaaaataattgttgggaaaacaagaaaataaaataaaccttTCAAACCTAGAGATGATATATAGTCATAAGTTTCCGACTATATAACTAAATACAAGCTTActaagagttttttttctttttgactaaAAAGATTACTAagagttataaaaatatatatctctgAAGAAAACGTCTCTGTGTTTTGATAATTAatgtaaaactttttttttgaccagcatgtaaaacttttttttttaaatcagataAAAACCAGTTGAGGAACATGAAGCATATACAATGAAGGATCTTCGTCGTCGTTTAAACCATTTCCATGCAACAGCATTTTCGTACTCTCTCCATGCTTGACATGCATGTTCCCCCATCAGAGCCGGCCCTGAGATATGTAAAAAGAAATTTTGGaagtctaaattttttttttggaattcatttttatatagttttttccAAAAATTCTCAGTTACTCATGGTCCAGAGCCGACCATGTTCTCCATCAATAATTCAATATTATTGTTAATTTACGGCCgtataattatgatttattgtACCCGTAAAAACACAGTTTTCTATGAATATGTTTCAGTATCGAGTTAGTTATGCTTAGCTCGATTTAGCGTACCATTTGCATTATCAGAGGGAAGTCGGAGGATAAGGTCTTCTTCCCGTTGTTTACGaagattttcttcttctcgaaTCTCGAGAGTGATATCTTGAAGCAAGTCTAAACCAGTAATGTACTGCAATGATCAAACCAGTCCACTTCCTCGTTAGAAAAGTTGTAACTTCCGAAACTGTGCAAGTATCGTTGATTTTTAACATATCGCTAGGCGCAAATCATATGTTTAGTAGTTATTCAAGTTATTTGTAGACATAACAATATTACTTTAGAGATGGCAGATGGGCTTATGTTTCTGTTTATAGTGGGTCACTGTTTAACTAATTTCTTTGTTAATTTGGGCTGTAGTATAGATTCTTCATTAATTGCATTTTGGTCCAACACCAGGATCCAAATAGAGTGGGGTTCATGGCTACTATTATGAAATATCAGTTAAGCTATGCTTACAATTTCTGTGGTAGTTATGAATTCTAGGTCCACTGGCCTTTAATTAATTTCCGAAAACAATTTGAGAGATTAGTAACATTCCAACTAGGATATGTGTTACTGGTTAACACTTAAGCTACTAAGCATTCAAGCAGACCATTTGGACAAACAATATCcaatttaagtttttgtttttacatgtgggagtagattttttttttttgcatgtggTTGCTTTATCCATTACTAAAGCATAGTATATTGCTAGTCACAGTTAAAAGAAAACCTACATTGATAAAAGGCTGCAAAAGATTCTTctggttcttttttttgttaagattcTTCTATTTCTTCTTCGGAGAAGCCTAGTAAATACGTGTCTGGTTTGAAGTATCTTTGAAGAATAACGTTCACCGTAAACACAGTAAAACACATTGTTGTGAAATAGATTACACACAGTAAAACATCACAACATACTTGCAAAGCTTATATTACAATATAACTATGTGAGTTTACTAAAATGACAATGTTGTGATGTTGAtgtcatgttcttgtttttcCAAAGTTTTGAGAGTTTTAGAAGGGGTTCAAATTCTACACAAAGATCCACTCCTGAGATCATGGTGGAGACTAGCTTATATAAGGAGTGGGTTGTACATGGACGATTAAGGCCACTTCAAATTGACGATGAACCAAATAAATTCCAGGATTCAGTCCTGGTTTGGTGTGGTTGAAGAGATCAGATTCCATCTCATGTGTAGACATAACTCATGGACTTTGTTAATTTGCTGATTTAACAACACCAGAAACaaacagagttttttttttcaccatcACTCAAGggctttgttttctttttgttcagcAATAGTTAATatgttaattataaattaatagtaaatGTTTATTGGTATTCACCTCCCCTTGTGTTTAAGCAAATGTCCCCTAGAGACATATGGTAATTATTGTGATATTAATaatacaaaagagaaaaaaaaaaaagagagaaaggaaGAGTATAACACAATAGTCAAAGTTCCCTCTGTTTTAGCTGTCTTCTGTCTCGTTCTAATCTCACATGAACCATACCTTTCTCTAACATCACTCTCCCTTTACACAACCTCCCAAAAATAGACCtctccttctcttcctctcCGTTACATTCTTCGCTCACCAAAAAAGCCTCTcactttctttccttttctctttCATTTATTTACTGTAATAACCTTCTCTGTTTTGCCCCAatggaacaacaacaacagcaaccaCCAACTCCGGAGCTCCTCCTTGTCGCCGGTAACGCCGACTCTTTCGTCGTCGACGACCTTCTTGACTTTTCTAACGACAACGGCCAACCTGAAGACGTATTTGAATCCTCTCCTGACTCTTCTGTCGTCTCCGCCGGTACACTCGCCGATAGCTCCAACTCCTCGTCGCTTTTCACCGACGGCAGTTCGTTTTCCGACGACCTCTGTGTTCCGGTACTTttccaaaacttttttttaatctaattcACGCCTAAAGGGCTCACCTTTACCATGTTTATATgttaatttcatttaaaaaccACGAATTTGTAAATAGGTCACTCAAAAATTCATTTTCatgatattttgatataaaatatgaaaaacttgagtttctttttcataattatagatacttaataataattttgaagcaGGTGACGTATTTAGATTTAGAATTATTaagtaacatttttttcttctttcttttgatcATCACTTCACTTATCAGTGTGAGGACTTAGCTGAGCTAGAGTGGCTATCAAACTTCGTGGAAGAATCATTCTCAAAAGAAGACCAAGACAAGCTCCAGTTACTATCCGGCTTACAAAAACCTCAAACCACCGGTTTAACCCAAACCTACCAAACTAAACCAGAACCAGAACCCGAACCAGAACTGGATCAAATCTTCATCCTCACCGACACCGATGACTCCAACGTTTCTTTTCCCGCCAAAGCGAGAAGCAAGAGATCACGCTCTGCAGCCTCCACGTGGGCCTCCCGTCTTCTAGCCCTCGCCGGCGGCTCCGACGAACCCTTTCCTAAGAAGAAACAACACCACAGAGTCATCAAAGAACACGACTTCGCCGGAGAAACCGACGGAGATAGCGGAGAAGCCGGAGGAGAGAGACGGTGTCTCCACTGCGCGACGGACAAGACGCCGCAGTGGAGGACGGGGCCGATGGGACCGAAGACGCTCTGCAACGCGTGCGGCGTGCGGTACAAATCAGGAAGGCTCGTGCCGGAGTACAGACCGGCTTCGAGCCCGACGTTCGTTACGGCGAGGCACTCGAACTCGCACAGGAAAGTGATGGAGCTCCGGCGACAGAAGGAGATGCGAGACGAGCATTTGCTGAGTCAGCTTAGATCCAACGGTGAAGATTTCTTAATCCATTGTAATAACAACCACGTGGCTCCTGACTTTAGACACTTAATCTGATCCACGTGGATAGATTCACAAGAATAAGTTctttaatcttttcttttttttttaggtttttcctgttttttttcttctcgcTTTTTAACatcttgtttgattttatttcatGCAGAAcactaatgatatttttaataaatttttattttctgttcaAAATAGAAAACtgtattaaatgaaaaaattcataaaatagtTATAGACAGGGTAAAAACGAGTTAAGAGATCATCTCAAGTTCTTAACTATGATTTAAGTATCAACTTGTTTccactttatatattttaaattaaatgaatagtcatgaaaataattgaaacaaatcaaatatcCAAAATGGATAAATCCAAATAGTTGTTACTCCTTTTCTCTTCCTTTGTTATTTGGGTAAAGTATCCACACATACATGTGTACATTTCTTTTATAGATATCATGCATATTGGTTACAAAGAAGATCTATTATATACATTTcgatttaaattatattcagAATACGTTTTCGGGTTACATGTTACATGATGGTTCCTTGGTGAACGAAAAAGaccaaattaatatttctaaacCGGATCCATTATATGTGAATGTGAAACATGTAAGAAACTTAAGTATGTACGTATTTGCCATGTTCGagattattgtttattttgtgtCCAAATTTAATGAAacagtaaaatattattcaccCAAAAAACACCGAGATCCAAGGTGGATAATCACTCATTTTGACAGATGGGTTATTGTAATTTACGTAACCTAATTATTATTCCCTGaactttaacttttttttttcccaactGAGTTTTCATTGATACTTTGATAAAATACAAAGGAAGAATACTTATGCTGGCGGAAAACATGAATTTCCCCAGAAACTAAACCCACAAGAGGAGAACAACAGTCTAAGAAACAGACCACTAATAACCAACAGAAACATTAAGTTATAAACTGGAATCCTTCGACTAAACCAAAACCTAACAAGACAAAACAGACTTAGTTATCTTACTATCAGCCGGTAGTCTTGCCAATCTGAAGGCAAGAGAGCTGGAACCATAGAAGTACTTTAACTTCTTTCACGTTTTACATTCTGACAATATTCGAGGAAATATATATGCTGCTTTATTTTAATCTGaaatatatttagtaaaataaaggGACAAATACAAATTTGGTCAGCACAGAAGGAGTATGcaagtatctatcttattaaaacagaaacattataacttcttttaggtggattttaaagttggattttatgtaattaatgctatattaatctacttattattagacatgcctttttataaataattaatatcaaacattaccatagtttttcacttcttaccttattattatatccactacgcatgtttctttatattacatatattttactataagttagatacatccactagcatattatactataagatagattattaataatatatctactaacatataatactatacgacatattactaataatacaatatattatttgtattcattaacttgcatctatcaatattagcaatactacgaagacgactaactctatacttttaacctataaaccatgatatactaatttataacaaaaaatgatattactgttataaattagtttttataaaaaatatttatagcagcaatttgttacataagataaatttaattaagacccaaatctttttttctgttcagaaaaaaagaaacctacgaatatataccattaagttagccaaaaatattccgaataaatagtaactctcaccaaccaaaaaaaatgaattaaaaatataacaaaaaatattatgtttgaaatttagctcactggatcggtataaatatgttcatttcaggtatgagtttttcgagttctcaacatttggatctaagtaggtatttggtttttttttgtccgggtcgattttttttggttccggatcattctaactttttatattataaatcttaaataatatacaacatgtatataaaatatgtgaatcaaaagataaacccGCGTTATTgccttaaaaaaggaaaatggaaCTTACATTGACGTGCTCGTCACATGCGTTATCATGCAAACCTAACCAGCAAGTGGGAGAAATTTGGTTTACataatgtatatatagataTCTCTTAGCCAGCGTTATATATTGTACTTGATATATTGATAGATGTACATAGGCAAAGGTCCACGGACTGTACGTGAAATAAGGTTATGtctaaactatatataatttgcTTGGTTAtcgtatatataagaaaaaggTTGGACTACCTGGCCTCTCCTTGTGCAGTATTCATCACATAGTAATTAAGGTTTCTTTAAgcctttagtaaaaaaaaagtaattaagATCTCTTATTCACTTTCACGTTAAGCTGCAAAATACCTCTAAAATACTAATATGAATAAAGGTTCACTATAGCTAGGTTACTCATAATAAACATCGAGATCCATCGAGTGACGAGTGCGTCCATAggatactttttatttatttaaaggaTAAACTGATCCCTTAGTGATTATTAGAATTTTATGTTTCCGCATACAATTCATATAACTATATAAGTGCATCAATTCAACATTTTGACTATTATCTGACAATTTACCAAAAGGTAGGCTTAGACAATGCATGCATGCAATCCAAGCACCGTAAATGGGATAGTCTGATGAAAGTCTTAAGATTACCTTTATGAGGAGTATCTAACCAAAAGTTCCCAAATATTCGGTCGACTCCGAGACAAACACACTTAGTACTAAAAAGTGCTACAGAGTGGAATAACCCAAAAGCGTACAATACTATCCGATTCGCTTTTGGAATACCTTCCGATTAATGCCAAAAATATATCGACCATCTATTATAACCCACCATATAAACTATTTgaatcaaaacccaaatctaaaCTAATCAAATAGTGATAATTTATCTCCTAGAGAGAATCAAACCATGactaatatagatatatactaAATCCCAAAAGAGTTTACCACCACTTAGTTAAATATTACAAACTAATAGGTATAGAAATTTTAAGAGATCACTGAAGCTAGTACATATCTGCTCATGATGTCTGCTCAAGCTGTGGGGGTCTGTTCGTGTGACATTGACATTATTAACTCTGTATTCTCATATCAAATATTGACTGTAATCACATTGGTTTTATCATCACGCACGGGTTTGAAAGCTGATTGTGAAAGTAAAGTGCACTGTTTGAAAGCTTACAACAATTTTTACTAATTTTGGTTGATAACTGCATTATATATTTGGTCGACTTAAAATTTACTTTCCGTCGATATCAGTTCATGCACGCACAGAAAGTGTTAGTAGCAATCTCACAAGCTCAAATCCAAGAGTTTTTTTACACAGTAAAAAACATCCATTTTACTTGGAAGTGACTCGGGTTAAGAAACGACCGGTTTAAAACGGTGTGCTATAATACTAAACTGATTTATTGAATGCCTACCGGTTGAAACCGGTTTACTAATTTTCTTCACAGACACAATCTGGAGACTGGGGAGAGTTTGAATTTAGTAGGCATGGCGGCGACCAGAGCTTTGCTTGCCGCTATATCGTCGTCTTGTGCTCGCAGGATCAAAATCCAATCCTCAACctcctcctcgtcttcttcttgttcaatTCTCCAGTTCCAAAGACGAGAGAGTATAATAATAGCTCGAAGTTTCTCGTCCGACACGAACTCCTCTCCCGACATATCCCGTCTTGCTGAGACAGCTCGAATCTCTCTCACCTCTGCCGAGGTACCCTTTTCACTTATTAATCGTTTGCGTTTCTCTAAATCTACTTCTTGTCGGAAATTGACTTTCTCCTCCCTCTTCTTTCCCCCTAGATTAAGGAATGTGAACCTAAGATTCGTCAAGTCATCGACTGGTAAATTAATGATTAAAGCTATTGTATTTACTGAGATTGGCTTTTGTAAATTGGTGGGAAAAAAATGCAGGTTTGGTCAGCTTCAACATGTTGATGTTAACAGTGTTGAGCCTGCGATTAGAGCAGGTCTGAATTCATTACACAATTATTTCACTGTCTTTGATCCTTACTcgatctttaaaaaaaaaaacaaatacttgTAGAAATGGAAGGAGGAAGTTTGCGAGAGGATGCTCCCGAGACGTTTGAGAACAGGTTTGATCTTCATAACAGTAGAATTGATTATGGTTAAAGCTGTCTCTACTGAAGTTTTTGGTTTATTCTTATACAGGGATAGTATAAGAGCTTCTATTCCAAGCTTTGATGAGACATATCTAAAAGTCCCTAAAGTAGTAAACAAAGAGTGACTTTTGTTCAGGTACTCTACTCTCTAATCCACTGAGGAGGAATCATAGTATATCTACTTGTGATATTTTAGCTTCTTTTATATGTTCACAATCTTTGGGTGTGTCTTTCATGCGCAGCTTCACAGATTCATTCTCAGCTCCGGTCCTTGTTACATCatctatgttttgtttttttttttaaattgtttagaAGAGAAGAACAAAGTAAAACATTGTATACGTTACCTAAACTCTATCCATTTCGTATACAGTGATCCTTGTTTGTAAACCAGGACCAAACAACATATAAAGTTCATACAACAAACACCAAAATAATCTTTATAGGTGAAGACATACATCATTTAAAACAGCAAAACAAACATTACATCCCAGAAAGATCCATCAAAGttgaaaaaaacacacacaagatGGATCTTGGCTTGGGAATCAAATAGTTAGCTATATATATTCATTCACCTGAAATATCTTTCCAATCAGCTCGTGCACTAGAAGACgccttttaaaaaaagaaaacagctCTCTTCACCGTGTTTTTGTATGATAAATTATGGTTTATGACTGCCAGAACAGTTCGGAGTCATCACTGTACAAGGAGTAATCTTGTATCTCGAGGTTTGCAACGTGCCAGTTCACAAGCTGGGATTGCAACACTTTGCACAAGAACAAAGCCACTGGGAATATCCACCATTCGTTCTCGTCCCTGCAAAACATATAAAGTAGCATGTTAGTTGATGTCGATGTGTTGTTAGGTTCGAACTTGAAAGATCATTCTCACATGCTAATGTTCCACGGCTCGAGATATGGAATCTTTTTCCCA
It encodes:
- the LOC108851814 gene encoding GATA transcription factor 9, translated to MEQQQQQPPTPELLLVAGNADSFVVDDLLDFSNDNGQPEDVFESSPDSSVVSAGTLADSSNSSSLFTDGSSFSDDLCVPCEDLAELEWLSNFVEESFSKEDQDKLQLLSGLQKPQTTGLTQTYQTKPEPEPEPELDQIFILTDTDDSNVSFPAKARSKRSRSAASTWASRLLALAGGSDEPFPKKKQHHRVIKEHDFAGETDGDSGEAGGERRCLHCATDKTPQWRTGPMGPKTLCNACGVRYKSGRLVPEYRPASSPTFVTARHSNSHRKVMELRRQKEMRDEHLLSQLRSNGEDFLIHCNNNHVAPDFRHLI
- the LOC130511962 gene encoding glutamyl-tRNA(Gln) amidotransferase subunit C, chloroplastic/mitochondrial-like, with the translated sequence MAATRALLAAISSSCARRIKIQSSTSSSSSSCSILQFQRRESIIIARSFSSDTNSSPDISRLAETARISLTSAEIKECEPKIRQVIDWFGQLQHVDVNSVEPAIRAEMEGGSLREDAPETFENRDSIRASIPSFDETYLKVPKVVNKE
- the LOC130510972 gene encoding lachrymatory-factor synthase-like — its product is MEQETAALKWEGKQAVQVNGVTVDQAWSVVSDFCNVHEWFPTVDTCHRVEGTDGQTGLVRYCASNKIKDEETKWAKERLVEIDPVGRCLSYEVLENNVGFGSYVATVKVVPVDGGDESDGKMCQIEWSFMSDPVDGWKKENLESYVGFCLQHMADKMETNL